In Pseudoroseomonas cervicalis, the DNA window GGGTGGAGCGCGAGTTCCGCTTCGCCACGCCGGAGGGGGAGCGCGATCTGGCGCAGCTCTTCGGCGGGCTGCCGCAGCTGATCGTCTATCATTTCATGCTGGCGCCGGGCTGGGGCGAGGGCTGCACCGGCTGCTCCTTCCTGGCCGACCATCTGGACGGCACGCTGCCGCATCTGCAGGCCGCCGGCACGCGGCTGGTCGTCACCTCCCGCGCGCCGCTGGCCGAGATCGAGGCCTATCGCCGCCGCATGGGCTGGCGCTTCCCCTGGGTGTCGGAAGGGGAGAACGGCTTCGGCGCCGAGTTCGGCGTGCACCTGCCGCTGGCGGCGCAGCGCGATGGCAGCGCCCGCTACAATGACGCGCCGCTCTCCGACCCGATGGGCGGGCTCGAGGATCTGCACGGCCTCAGCGTCTTCGCCCGCACCGCCGATGGCGCGGTCTGCCACACCTATTCCTGCTACGCGCGCGGGCCGGAGGAGCTGCTCGGCACCTTCATGCTGCTCGACCGCACCCCGTCGGGCCGCGCCGAGCAGGGCATCATGAGCTGGGTGCGCCGCCACGACGAATACGCCGGACCCGCCGCGCCGGCGGCCGGCTGCTGCGGCTGAACGCCGCGCATCATCACCGGGAGGACTGAAAGAAATGCAGGTCGAACAACGGGCGGAGCATCGCTGGCTGATGCGGCTGCTGGGCGAATGGGACAGCACCGGGCAATGCACCGCCGGCCCCGACACCTCGGAGATGCGCGGGCGGGAGAGCGTGCGCGCCCTGGGCGAGGTCTGGGTGCTGTGCGAGGGCGAGGGCGAGATGCCCGGCGGCGGCCAGGCGCAGATGCTGATGACCCTG includes these proteins:
- a CDS encoding DUF899 family protein, which translates into the protein MDQGLDIPKPPSPALATREQWRRAWRVLLEQEKALTRARDQVNAARRALPWVRVEREFRFATPEGERDLAQLFGGLPQLIVYHFMLAPGWGEGCTGCSFLADHLDGTLPHLQAAGTRLVVTSRAPLAEIEAYRRRMGWRFPWVSEGENGFGAEFGVHLPLAAQRDGSARYNDAPLSDPMGGLEDLHGLSVFARTADGAVCHTYSCYARGPEELLGTFMLLDRTPSGRAEQGIMSWVRRHDEYAGPAAPAAGCCG